From Dermochelys coriacea isolate rDerCor1 chromosome 9, rDerCor1.pri.v4, whole genome shotgun sequence, one genomic window encodes:
- the SEC62 gene encoding translocation protein SEC62 isoform X2 encodes MVGVTPPLCLGWGVDGKQGDLGHRCGRNGHCWPKESNLTGMRNMCTKSGIHVENTSQRTSVTVRLLKKQFFHRALKVMKMKPDKDTKKEKEKGKTESGKEDEKKSKKESGKDEKTKKEKEKEKRKDGEKEECKKDENPGTPKKKETKRKFKLEPHEDQVFLDGNEVYVWIYDPVHFKTFAMGLVLVIAVIAATLFPLWPAEMRVGVYYLSVGAGCFVASILLLAVARCILFLIIWLITGGRHHFWFLPNLTADVGFIDSFRPLYTHDYKGPKADSRKDEKSESKKQLKSDGEEKSDSEKKEDEDGKVEATGNSGAEGSGGERHSDTDSDRREDDRSQHSSGNGNDFEMITKEELEQQTDEGDCEEEEEEEEEEEEEEEEETRSLHEKS; translated from the exons ATGGTTGGGGTCACTCCACCGTTATGCCtagggtggggggtggatgggaagCAAGGCGATCTAGGGCACAGGTGTGGCCGCAAtggacactgctggccaaaagaatccaATCTTACAGGCATGAGGAACATGTgcaccaagagtggaatccatGTGGAAAACACATCccaaagaacttcagttactgtaag ACTCCTAAAGAAGCAGTTCTTTCACCGAGCACTGAAAGTGATGAAAATGAAGCCTGATAAggacacaaaaaaagaaaaagagaaaggaaagactGAGAGTGGGAAAGAGGATGAGAAAAAGAGCAAGAAGGAAAGTGGCAAAGATGAAAAGActaagaaggagaaagagaaggaaaagagaaaggatggtgaGAAAGAAGAATGCAAGAAG GATGAGAACCCAGGAACACCCAAGAAAAAGGAAACCAAGAGAAAATTTAAACTTGAGCCACATGAAGATCAAGTTTTTCTGGATGGAAATGAG GTGTATGTGTGGATCTATGACCcagttcattttaaaacatttgccaTGGGACTTGTTCTTG TGATTGCGGTTATAGCTGCTACTCTCTTCCCGCTTTGGCCTGCAGAGATGCGAGTAGGTGTTTATTACCTCAGTGTAGGCGCAGGCTGTTTCGTAGCCAGTATTCTCCTCCTTGCTGTTG CCCGCTGCATCCTCTTCCTTATTATTTGGCTGATAACTGGAGGAAGGCATCATTTCTGGTTTTTGCCAAATCTGACAGCAGACGTGGGTTTCATTGACTCCTTCAGGCCCTTGTACACACACGACTATAAGGGACCAAAAGCAGACTCAAGGAAAGACGAGAAATCAGAGTCCAAAAAGCAGCTGAAGTCTGACGGTGAGGAGAAATCAGATAGTGAGAAAAAGGAAGATGAGGATGGAAAAGTCGAAGCAACAGGAAACTCGGGAGCAGAAGGCTCTGGAGGAGAGCGGCATTCAGACACAGACAGTGATAGGCGAGAGGATGACAGATCCCAGCATAGTAGTGGAAATGGAAATGATTTTGAAATGATCACAAAGGAGGAACTTGAACAGCAAACAGATGAAGGAGattgtgaggaggaggaggaggaagaggaggaggaggaggaggaggaagaagaagaaactaGGTCTTTACATGAAAAATCCTAA